The Plasmodium coatneyi strain Hackeri chromosome 11, complete sequence DNA segment GTTCGTTGATATCTTTTTCGATTATGACTTTCCCCCGTGACAGATCCATGGTGGGCGGGTTAGCTGTTGGAGGGTTACCTGGTGGGGGGTCGGCTGGGCGGATTGCCTAACATGTGTGCGTTCTGTCCACTGCGTCTTCACGCGGTACTTTGTTTTGGCTACCCGCGTGTGTCCTCTTGTTCCCTTTTCGGTTTTCTTCGCTCAACTGTTTGGCGATCGTTTTGTGAGGCGTTTGCGAATTTCTTGTGAACCTTTTCGATTCGCAAGGTTTTTACACTTTTACGCGCAATTCACAACAGGTCATTTGCCAGGAACTAGTCGTTTCCTCTTCGTTCCTGCGTTGCTTACAAATTTCCGCTGAAAATTGACAAATCTGCTGGGAACAAGtgttttttacatttttttttttttttcctttttgagaAAATGTATGGAAATTTGGGTtacaccatatatataataagagAGTGTgcttcattatatatacattaaaaTGTattcaaaaagggaaaaaaaaaatatatacatatatatacataaaaggAGTTCATAAATTGTACATACGCACTTACGTTAAGTAAAACTTCGGTTTGTAAAACAAAATgcaggatttttttttttttttttttttttcactattacaacgtattattttttacaatttgagGCATATGCAAATGTGACAATGATGACTATCTTGTCATGCGTCATACATCAGACGGCAAATGTCCAGGACGgttgacacatttttttccgttgCCAGGGTGATATCCTTAACTCGGCATTGGCCCCTACTGAGATGCCACTACTGACATGTCTATTGCTATTTGTGctattccttcttaaatgAAATTGACAAGTCCTCTATTGTGTGTATCATCATTACGAGTACCTATTTTTGCGTactctgcatttttttttttttattttggagGTTTGAGATAAATGAATCTCACTATGTTATTGTTGTGGAGGCGTATAAAAGGCACAAATatgtttgccttttttttttttttttttaactttaagCTTTACGTGAATTATTTGCGcttatgcatgtatatgtgaACATTTAATGCTTGCGCAGGCATGTTCccagtgtacacacacagaCAAATGTATAAACAATGAGGCACGTTGTTCGGCCCAAATGGAAATGacaattcttcattttttattaatttcacGCGGGGGTGTATACATGTAAAAATTGAATTGTAGTTCCCGTAACATGACATAACAAACAGTTTGTCCTGTGGaaaaatgttgaaaaaaaaaaaaaaaaaaaaaacttatataattatacgcacgtaaaaaaaaaagggaaaaaaggtacaCGTTTCTTTCCGCAAACGCAAGACAATACGAACACTCGTTAACGTAAAATTTAAACCATGCATAAATTTTAAACTACAACGAAACATGTACAACTTTTAAGTTGTCTAATTTGAGCAAGGGGGTCCATTTGGTCAATTTGCTATTCAAAATGGTCACCAAGAAAAGTTCAAAGATGAACGGGAATGAGCAAAATGGGCGTGATGAGCAGACGAAGTGATCGACAGAGTGAAAAGCGggtgaatttaaaaaaaaaaaagagtacgCGAAAAAGCAACGTACTCCACATAAATGCCGATAAATTGGTTGCCGtaaaaatgttgtaaatttttttaaggcaAGCACGCGATTTTGCTTCTATATTGAAaaggtctttttttttttttccctcttcctcgttttcattttgcgtttttccttcttcatttgggccattttttcacttcccaGTCATATTGCCCCACTTTTGCCTTCAATATCTTATTTTtcagaatggaaaaaaatgacatccGTTAAGGATGAttaccaaaaaggaaaaaacaaaaggaagcaaTAAATGGCTTAATAACATGCGAAAAAGGGTAACAATTTtgtatgatattttttccacttacaATGTACCAGAGtggacataaaaaaacaatgcACGATCTGGTTGAGCGCCTGCCACATGTCGTAATGACGTTTGTGCAAATTGCCCAAAGTGCATGGTTATTGGGGGGCGCGCAAAATGTAGGGACAGTGTAAAGTTGTATGCGTTGCGCAGAACGGGACGATTGCACAAATGTTTACGTACGcatatttacatatgtataggcacaaatggggaaggaaattttgtcgaattttttttttttttgtaaaaggcttgggcaaaaaaaaaggtaaccAAATTCAGATAGCAAAAGGAAGGGACATGTCATGTGTGTGTTTAATTTACATGTGAACCgcgtttacatttttatgtcacATTTTCCAGTGTACTTCACAccatcatttttaattaagcaaaggaaggaaaaggaaacggATTAAGCGAAATGAACCATTAAACTGAAAACCTATCAAATCTATCGAACCAATAAAACCTGTCAAACCGATCATAcagaataaggaaaattaaATAGATCTCCTTCCAAAGAACACTTCCACGTTGTACAACGTTTTTCGGGAAAAATGAGAATTTACACAAAAGCCCTTCTCTTCCACTTTCTAACTTTACAAGTAATTTTAAAATCCACAACGAATCGTAAACACGTTTTCAAAAGGGCAGCGCTGcgcatgtatacatatgcttAGCTTTAATCTATATTtgacttttttcaaaaaaagaaaaaaaaattttaatgtaGACCCAATCGAGCATATTATGAATTCATCTGTGAGAGTACTTGCATAATTGCATACCCCTGCACACGCAAATTATTTGGATGTTGGCGCTATGTACGGAAACAAGTTCGCACTCTTGCGTGTAAGGAGAAGTCCGCACCGCTCTGCGTCTCATTTCCACGCATACTCATGCCAGGTGTAATAATTTGCGCGGTTGTAAAGTTGTTAATCTGTAATGCGGTTATGTTGTTACACTTCCGAGCACAATTGATGGGGAGAAATAACTCACAACGTAGCACATTAGAACGTCTTATTTGCTACACAAATGCGCAAGTActtgtgtatatatgaatacacatgtgtatattcccCTTTAACATAGTGGTGGCACCACCTAGTTGTACCGTTGCTCGCAAATCCTCCAGCTCTAttcctccgtttttttttttttttttttttcgcaaaagaCATTCGTTATTATTccttaaattataataatgCCAACAGGTGTATAGCAAGAGGTACGGATTTATCAAGAACAATGCGCAAAGACCTGAAACAGGCACTTTCAGAAATGTAAAGCTGTACAACAGCTACAACGCGAACGAGTTGAAAAAGCACTGtgaagtaagaaaaaaatatatatgtatatttctatgtatattatatactatatatacatataatatatatattacatatatgtatttttttttttttttttttttgcgtttgtTGGGCGCACCCCCACCCCTACAGACATCGAGAGTTGTGTGCACCGGACTTGGCGTCGTGAATGGGGTTGGAATTGGGCTAGAGAAATTTTGGGAGAATCTCATCTCCGGGTATAACTCGATTGACAAAATTACCAAGTTTGACGTAACAGGCATGAACTGCGGCATAGGCAGCGAAATTGAtaagaaaattttcaaccCCTCTGATTATtacacaaacaaaaaagatgCTAATCGGTACGATGATTACACACACTATGCTGTGGCTGGAACAAGATTAGCCGTAGATGACGCAAAAATTGACTTACAGAAAATTGACCCGAACAAAGTAGGGACGATCATCGGAAGCGGGATCGGTGGTTTGCTATTTctagaaaaggaaatgaaaacatTTTACGAAAAGGGACATAAAAGAATAAGTCCTTATTTAATCCCAGCAATGATAGCCAATACATCAGCAGGGATTGTATCCATCGAACATAATTTAAGAGGAATTTCACTTGGTATGCTAAGTGCCTGTGCAACCTCTGGTAACACAATTGGGGAAGCATACCGATATATTAAGTATAGAGAATACGATGTGATGATTTGTGGAGGAACGGAAGCAAGTATTACTCCTATAAGTTTTGCCGGATTTAATGCATTAAGAGCGTTATGTAGTGGATATAATGATAACCCCAAAAAAGGGTGTAGACCGTTTGACTTGAAAAGAAGCGGTTTCGTCATGGGAGAAGGGGCCGGGATTTTAATTCTAGAATCGTATGAACATGCACTTAGGAGGAATGCCAAAATATATGGAGAAATTTTAGCATATTCTTCCGAAAGTGATGCGTTTCATATTACATCCCCAGAGCCAAGTGGACGGGGATTGTGCAATTCTATCAACAAGgctataaaaaatgcaaatataAACATATCCGATGTTAAGTACGTAAATGCACACGGAACTTCTACCAACTTGAATGACAAAATTGAAACGAAAGTATTAAAAACTGTGTTTAAAGATCACGCGTATAAGTTGCATATTTCTTCTACTAAAAGTATGACTGGTCATTGCATAGGAGCTGCGGGCGCCATTGAATCCATCGTTTGTTTGAAAGCAATGCAAACAAATATTATTCCTCCCACCATTAATTACGAAAACAAGGATGATGAGTGCGATTTGAATTATACACCGAATAAGAGCTTACACTcgaaggaaaatatagacATTTCGTTAAATACCAATTTAGGATTTGGTGGACACAACACTGCTCTGTTGTTtgggaaaattacaaaatgatGCTCTTACGAGGTACTTTTTGTTTAACATAATACAGTACGCAGCGTGGagcgttttttccttctcatgtGGCACTTGCCTAGGGAGCTACCCCACTGCGCTATCGCAAAAGGAGAATTCCCACCTGCGTTTTTAGCAGCGTGCCTTCTTAGTCACCCCACACTTACttcatgtatgtatgcacgttAAATGTAACACTAGTTTCAAACttgttgtaaatttttttttaaaaaatagccCTCGCGATTATGCCTCctttgtttatttatttattcctttttggtaatgcatttataaataaaatatgccCATCAGTTGTGACGTAACCAATTTGTGCAGGAGAATCATATATGGGGAGttccttccgtttttttttttttttttattttttattttacagcATAACAGGGAATGGGGGCACTATCATACGAAACAacgcaaaagaaaaaaaaaatgtaaaaggcGTTCACACCTAAGGAGACTGCCACGTAGTAGGGGGATAGTTGCCTTGTGTTTGTGAGGCAAAACTCTTGTGTGATTCgttttcttatatatatatatatatatatatatattttctcgcGTCCCCCTGttaactttaaaaaaaacagctgaGGGAAACTTTCAgcgaagtgaagaaaattttaaccgCCCCCAAGTGAGAAGGAGAATCCACAACCCGGCGACAGCAGTTCCGACAATTgtcaaaaaagtggaagttcctttttttttgtaggcTAATTGCTATAccatctttttttcatgcagAATGAAAAGTTCTATCTTCACGTTGTTGCGAAGTTAgccatttgtttgtttataCCGTGAGAAGGTACATATAGTGGTCCCTCCAGGGGGagatactttttttttctgttgcatGAATTGGGggtatttccattttttccacagtTTCATGCCTATTTTGTGAAACACCCAATTGTGGATGTCTAGGGCGGGGGAGAAAAGAGCGCACATTTGTGAAGCACACATTGTgtaagggggggagggtttcataaatatgtataactCACACGTTATGCGATTGTTTCTCTCGCTGCACAGTTACTGGGAAGAGTAGCAAAAGGCGTAAGGGGCTCACCTAACAGAAGCGCGTGTCTATCCTCCACCTTTACCCCACCTGCAAACGTGCGACATCCGCGAAACACccgtggaggaaaaaatgaaaaaaataaaactaaATATCACACGGGAAGAGGACAACTTGCAGACTAACATATACTACGTGTgcgagaaaaatatattaatctCACAGCTCAATCTTACCATAAActatgaagaaaataatgtggAAGAAGACGAAATTGTTGAGCAGAGTAATGACACACTCAATAAACACGCGACGGATAAAACGgtaaaaaagcagaaaggGATTAACATAAAGATATCCTACAGCGATGAGCTAAATAACCTATACCTAAACAATGtgataaataatttatacgattatatttttgaagaTAAAGTGAATAGttttaacatatataagaatgaCCGCTGGCagatttttataaatatttacatatatgagTACACGCCATTTATTTATGACCATATCTGCAATGTGATTAATGTGCACCTGTCTCTTTTGCTAATCCCTTTTTGCTTCTACGACTTTGATGAGAAGTGGTACAGGTGTGTTCAGAATTATGAGGAGTTGGGGCGGCTACTATCAGGGGGAAGCTCCCTCCATGACGCTGAGGAGAAGGGAGGAGAAGATTCCACAGACATCATAATCCTAGATAGAAACgaacaaaataagaaaataataataaaccAACTGGAAAACAACAACTTTAATTTGTTCgttgagaagaaaaaaggggagaccGCAGAAGGTCTGTTCAAAAGAGTACTCATAAAGTACATCCCAATTTTGCGAACAGCAAATGTGGATGACCAACTTGTGTATGTAATTAAATTTGTGCACTATGAAGACTTCCTGTTACGAACACAAAACGTAGACGATAATATTtacaataatatttttgataaacattccttttggaattttacaaaaaagacATCATTTGATAAACTGCCCTGTGGAAATGACGCCGACAAATTTAATCCacatgaaaatttttacatccTCTTTAATGCGAATACTGCGACTATTGACGAAGGGAGCATTTTGGAAAACTCCAGAGAAACCATCCAGTTTTATTACGATTTTATAATCAATTATTGCACAAATTATTTTGCTGCACATTTTGTGAAGTGAGAAAGAGCATCTTCAATCGTTTCCACAGGAGGTACGACAAATGACGTAATAATGTGGTCAAAGTTTGTGTTGATTCCTTGGCGTGCTTTATCCTCACCTATTTGAGAGCATTTTTTCTGAGAAGCTCCACAGTTCCTGCGCGGGGCGTGCACGATGAAGGCGTtttaatatatgtacagtCTAAGCATAAGAGCAGTGTGCATGCACACGCGAATGTATACGTGGCAAAGGTGAACGTCCACCTTCGCACGTTAGATCGCATTCCTTGTTGGGGGGTGCTAGCAACCCCTAACCATCACGCttatgtttttaatttttccaactaTTTTGCGTCACCGACGATTTAACAAATCAACTGCTTTCGTGGCAACCAAATATGAGCATAAATTGCAAGCGTAATTTAGGGGTCTACCTCGGACTTCTGCAGGTCCAGCGCATAGCTCCTGACATAGTCCACTTTGCAGTCGGAGTAGTACGAACCCTTGGCCAGCTTCTCTCGATCTAGAAGGCACACATATCTGCAGGCGTGAACGGGTGAATGGGAAAGAAGGTAAATAAATAGGATTAACACAGgttgcatgcatatatatacacgtgaACCCCCTCTACCGCATATGCCTTACTATGCCCCCATTGCGGGGAAACAGATGAAAACGCTCGCACAAGGGGTCCCCTCCACGTGCAACGAAAACTTACAAAATGGTCTGGGCGCCTTGCAGGGGGGATTTagagaaaattaaatttttggcCAATGCCCTGAACCAACATTCTTCGTTCCGGAACAGATCAGTGCGCACCAGTCCTGGGTTAATGGATACGGTGCACGCCTTGGTTTTTTCGTTCTCAAATCTGGGGGGCAAGCGAGGTGGGAAAAATGGGCATACGCAcgaatatacataaaaatatatgtatatatatatatatgcttgtGTGTACTTATCTGGGGGGGACACTTTGTCCGTTCCTGTTACAACACAGACATTTCAC contains these protein-coding regions:
- a CDS encoding 3-oxoacyl-(Acyl-carrier-protein) synthase, translated to MRIYTKALLFHFLTLQVYSKRYGFIKNNAQRPETGTFRNVKLYNSYNANELKKHCETSRVVCTGLGVVNGVGIGLEKFWENLISGYNSIDKITKFDVTGMNCGIGSEIDKKIFNPSDYYTNKKDANRYDDYTHYAVAGTRLAVDDAKIDLQKIDPNKVGTIIGSGIGGLLFLEKEMKTFYEKGHKRISPYLIPAMIANTSAGIVSIEHNLRGISLGMLSACATSGNTIGEAYRYIKYREYDVMICGGTEASITPISFAGFNALRALCSGYNDNPKKGCRPFDLKRSGFVMGEGAGILILESYEHALRRNAKIYGEILAYSSESDAFHITSPEPSGRGLCNSINKAIKNANINISDVKYVNAHGTSTNLNDKIETKVLKTVFKDHAYKLHISSTKSMTGHCIGAAGAIESIVCLKAMQTNIIPPTINYENKDDECDLNYTPNKSLHSKENIDISLNTNLGFGGHNTALLFGKITK